Sequence from the Equus caballus isolate H_3958 breed thoroughbred chromosome 6, TB-T2T, whole genome shotgun sequence genome:
CCAAAAATGTTCTCAAGCGGGTCTCCGAAAAAGTCAAACGAAAATGGGTCCTGGCCACCGAAGAACTCCCTGAAGACCTCGGCCGGGTCGCGGAAGGTGAAGACGTACTCGAAGGGGTCCTCGAAGAgcccgcccctgcccccgccctcGTCCACCCCTGCCTCGCCGTATCGGTCATAGACGTCCCTTTTCTTGGCGTCTGACAACACCTCGTACGCCTGGGCCACTTGTTTGAATCTCCTCTCCGCTTCCTCCTTGTTCTCGGGGTTTTTGTCGGGGTGCCACTTGAGCGCCAGCTTCCGGTACGCCTTCTTGATGACCTCGGACGAGGCCTGGCGGGGCACGCCCAGCACCTCGTAGTAGTCCACCATGCTGGACAGCGGGGCACGGCAAGCAGTGCGGCTAGCAGGCCCGGGGCACAAGCCCGAACGCCCCGCGAGGCCAGCCCGCAGGAGACCGGCGCCCTTTGTGACGTAGCTGCATCTCATTGGTCAAAGCTGCATCCCAGAATGCAGTGCTCCGTACTGGGTATTATGTCACATGTATCACGCTGGCgcagaggccctgcccacccaAGGCCCCGCCCACTCACCGGCTCCTCCCACTCGCGGCTTCTACCCCCCAGCGGCTCCCAGGTTGCCATGGTTTCCGAATAGGGTAGAAAGAAGAGGAATTTAGCCAGTCAACAGGGCCGGTGACTCTGGCTGCTGCAGAGAATGATTTTCTTAAATCATTTGCATCGGGCTTTCCCTGGGCTCTCGGGTAGGGGTATGGTGATGTGAGCGTGTTTAGCCTGACCCTGGGCTGAAGGTCAGGTGTGTCATTTGTCTGGGTCAGCAGTGCTCCAACTTTTGGCCTCAGGACCCATTTGCTTTTGATTGTGTGGGTTCTAGGTATCAATACTTACtcctttagaaattaaaacacagaaattcATTAGTCaatttaatagtaaaaataaaccTGTTACACgctaacataatatttttatggagaaataacaattcttcaaaatgaaaaaatttagtgaagagtggcattgttttataatttttgcatctCTCTGGCTTAACAGAAGAGAACTGGTTTCTCATATCTGAGTCTGCCTTCAATCTGTTGCTGCATCACATGTTGCGGAGCCACTGGGAAACTCAACCGTACACGtaggagagaatgagagtgaaaaagtcAAGTATCACTATTATGGAAATAGTTTTTACTTTGCAAAATTCCCCCGAAAAAGTTTTGGGGCTCCCCAGGGTGCCCTGGCCCATAGTTTGCGAACTCCTGGTCTAACATATCAAAACGATTAAAACTTGCCAGCCATGTTTTTAGCGCTATGGGTAAACTTGGGGTACAGTGATTAGTTCCATGAAAACTGCTGTGTCATGAccgtgattttttcttttgtcatttcttgACATCTGActtcactttctccttttattctctcTTGAGCACTGTTCTTTGCTTTGATGAATGCTGAGGCAACACTAATACAGGTCACTTAGTTCTAAGAGGAAAATGATTAACCAATGAACTTTCTTAATTTCATCATAAAGGGTAGTAGATCCAACAGGGTGTGCTATCTCACCGGAATAAACTGGTGACTTTATATCATCTTGAACAACTGATTATAAAGCTCTGGACCTGGCCCTTGGTAAGCATGCAATACACAGTAGTAGCAAGCTGATCAGGAGTAGAGTCTAGTGTGAACAAAGCATTGTGGGAAAGTACAAAGCGTATTTTGGGAAGGACAGGTGATCTGGAatggctggagggagaggggcagagggaggggtccTGTGGAAGGGCTGGAGAAGAGGAGCAAGTTTGGACAGGTGGGCTGGGGTCCATTTCAGGGAGTTCTAGGGGCAAGGCTGGGTAGTCTCATTTCTGTTCTAGGTCCTAGGAAGCTGTTGGCCAAGGTTTCACAGGTGGTGGTAGGTTGGGGCTGTGCAGGGGACAGCTGGTGCAGGGAATCATAAGGGACAGGTAGAGGTTGGGGGCAATGGGGCCTGAGGCCCTGAAACAGGACCATGGCAGCTGAGTCTGAAAGACAGTGGTAGAATCATCTAGATTCAGTACTTGCTTGGATATGGGGCCTACGGCAAAGGGAGAAGGGAAGTCACATCTATCCAGACACtgtactgagtgcttactgtttgCAAAACCATGGACTGGCGCCTGAGTAAGGAAGTCATTCCAAAGCTGAGGCTTTGCCTgtaaggagagagagagcgagagagcaagagagagcgagagagcaagagagagcgagagagcgagCGCATAGCAGGAGAGGCAAATATGCAAACTGCTAAAGGACACAAGGCAGAATAAAACACAATGCTACAGAGCTTCCAGGAAGACACTTTTGTTTCCCCTGGAGGGTCCCATAGATTATCCACAGGGCAATATGCTTGTTTACATAGCTCCTTGAGTTGAGTAACAAGCAGTTCTAACACAATCCCATCAAAGGAGCTAGAAATTTGTGGAGAGAGGGGTCCCAACTACTGGCTTCAGCATAAAAAGAAATTACCTTCCCGTGGGTTCCAGGAATGCTCTCGCAGACACCCCGCTCTTCAGTAGCTCCCAAAGCAAGACGACGTTGCTGCCCTGCTCTGTGTTTCTTTGGCCGCCCATGCTCCTCCACCAGAGAGCATTTCGCCCTGCCCTGTAACTGCCTGCTTGCTTGTCTCTTGCCCACTGGAGCCCTCCTGACAGGCAGGGACCACTTCGAACTTGGTTTCCTGGTCCTAGGTCCTAGCAGAGTGCCAGTAGGGCCAACACTTCCCGTAAATGTTTGGTGAGTGGGGGCATCAGCAATGGATTCAGCTCAGGTTCCATGgcagaagcttttaaaatttacttagtAGTGGTTCTTGGTCGTAATTCTTGAGAGTGAATGTGGATTGCCTGCTGTTCGGATTGGTAAACAGCATTCCCCAGTTGTGGGCAGACTCTTGGCTCCAAACCATCCAGGCGCACAGTGACCTCAAAAAGTGCTGAGGCTCTGCGTGATGCAGGAAAGTCATAAAGTCATGACAGTGGTGACTGTGTGTTTTACAGCCCTTTGCTCCACGGTGTAATGTACAGAGGAATGCTCATAACGTGGAGACTTCAGAAGAATGACTGCCCTTAATGTTTAACCTGGGTTATCAATTTCAGAATTGCAGATAAGGGCACACCAATGAGCCAAAACCTTGCTACCTCTTTTCTGTTCGTCTCAAATCTTGATCCTGGAGGATGGAGAGTGCTTGTAGGGTCAGTGCAGGGAGCTTcagagtgcatgtgtgtgtgagcacgTGCACATATGTGCACGCTTACATCAACACATACAAGACTGGAGGTCTGTGGAGGATGGTGGTACAGGGAAGAGGGATTCTGAGTTCCTACTCTAAGTACCAGAATGAGGGGCCCTGTGAATATGTCCATAGGATACCAAAGCTTTAAAGTTAACGGATTCTCCATGATCCTCCTAATAGATCCCCAGTTTGGGTGGCCAGGGATGTCCATGGTCAAAATGTTGAGATCTGTGCTTTCATCTTGGGATTGTATAGAATAGCAATGGATCCCAGGAGGAAAAAGTGAGATGCTCAGTTCTGTCGGCACTCCGATTTGCCCTTTCTTTGGGCAACTACCATACTTGCTCCTCAACTCATCACTTGATCTTTTAGGGTGCCAGCTGGGTATTGCTGTGTGAGCACCTTCTATGTAATCCTGAAGTCCTGCCATCTGCCTTGTCTTCGTTTATTTTGGTTAAGTAATGACTGTGGGGGTCATAGCTTTGCTTCTGACTTCTAGTTGGATGTAAATTTCAGATGATGGCAGCCTTAAAATCATTGTGTGGGCCAGGCTAGAGGCCGTGGGGAGTTGTGCTTGAGAGCAGGGTCTCTGGGCTGTGACACTCAGGGCCTggatctcagctctgccacttagtaaaTGCAGGACTCTGGCAAATCACTTTGCCTCCATGAGCCTCAGtgtctttgtctgtaaaatgggaataatagtatctGCCTTAAGTATAGTTCTAGGGGATTACGTAAGAGGTGTTGTGAAGTGTTGAGCCCCGTACTTGGTACATTGCACAAgctcaataaatacatataaattttattgtctttgtttGTCTTTCCCTTTTGCCTTTAACCTGGTCATCAAATTTCCCAAAGTGTCTTCTTTCCCTTTGACCTTCGGCCTGTGTGATGACGACTACAGTTTAACTTACTGTTGTTCCCTTATctattttggtttcttctttacAGAATGTTCTCTCAGTTCCTCTCAGAATGAACACAGATCTGTCCTGGGAAAGGCCTTCTGTGCACACATCCTTAAGTGGGTTTCCCTTTCCTGTCATTCTTCACCCCAGCagcattcatttcctttttagcATGTTTCACAACCTTGAATGTGTCTATCTGTTTAAATTGTCAGTCTCTCTGTCTTGATGGAGCATGAGCTCCGAGGAGGCAGGAGACTCATCTGCGGTGGTCCCTGCTGGAGCCTCCAGGCCCAGTGCTGTGCTggacttaatacatatttgttggatgaatgaatcaaGAAATGATGCAGTGCTCAGGCAGAGCCCTAAGTGAGCTGCAGAGAAGGACATTCTAAGAAGTTTCCATGGGCCAAAGGCAGGCTTGCAGTatcatgttcttttctttctaaaaggcATATTCagctttctatttcatttgtgaCAAGGAAGTCTAATTCGTCCCCACATAGCCTTTTCCCCTCTCTGATAACACTCTCTTGGTCCGTGGAAATACTAATTTAATGGATTCAAAGGTGCTGAGATGCTTTGCTTTCTGTATTTAAtcaaaaatgtgattttattgACTGATAAGGAATTCCAGCCAGTTGAAGTGTGGTTTGCCTGTTAAGTAACCTGGAAAAGACCTGCCGTCTTTATTTCTATGAGTAAACTTCCTGTTACCTTTAGCCAACTGACAGCTGCAGTCATGTGACACAATCAACCATTAACTTGGTGTCCCATCAGTTCTTAGAACGTGTTAAGTGGGAGACGGCAAACTTCTGGCTAGTCAAAGTCTGGTAGCAAAGGCCAGGACGCCATGGCAGCGGGGTCCCAGGGTCCACGTCTGCTTGTCCTAGGCCTGCTATTGTGTGTGCTGGGCCCCGCTGTGTTGCAGGCCGGGAAAGTATTGTTGGTCCCAATAGACGGCAGCCACTGGCTGAGCTTGGTCGGGGTCCtccagcagctgcagcagaggGGACACAATATAGTGGTCCTAGCGCCTGACGCCTCCGTATACATTAAGGAAGGAGCGTTTTATACCTTGAAGAGGTACCCCGTGCCTTTCCGAAGGGAGGACTTCGAAGCGACTTTTATCAGTCTCGGGCATAGTGTTTTTGAGAATGATCCTTTCCTGCGGCGTGTGGTCAAAACCTACAAGAAAGTCAAAGAGGATTCAGCTCTGCTTTTGTCTTCCTGCTCCCATTTACTGCACAACAACGAGGTGATGACCTCCCTGGTGGAAAGCAGCTTCGACCTGGTGTTGACAGACCCATTCCTTCCTTGCGGCCCCATCGTGGCCCAGTACCTGGCTGTGCCTGTTGTGTTCTTCTTGAATGCACTGCCGTGCAGCCTGGACTTTCAGGGTACCCAGTGCCCCAACCCACCGTCCTATGTGCCCAGATCTCTGTCCTCTAACTCAGATCACATGACCTTCCTGCAGCGGGTGAAGAACATGCTCATTGCTTTGGTAGAGAGCTCTCTGTGCAGTGTGGTTTATTCCCCGTATGCGCCACTTGCCTCCGAAATCCTTCAGAAAGACGTGACTGTCCAGGACCTTATGAGCTCTGCGTCTGTCTGGCTTCTCAGAGGTGACTTTGTCAAGGATTACCCCAAGCCCATCATGCCCAATATGGTTTTTATTGGTGGGATCAACTGTGTGAGCAAAAAACCACTATCCAAGGTGTGTATTTGGGTGGGAACTTTACACGCTTATCTTGTGAATACTTTGGCTAGATGAGGTTGCCCCAGATATATGCTGAACGAGCACGCTGAGATAGTTTCAAATGCCCTTTTCCGTTCATTCTTATCTCTCAAGTCTCCTAGGTCTGAGTTGTCATTTATATCTGTCTTTGATATCGTCTCCTGGGTCATTTCTTTGTAGCTGGCACTTTAAGAACGTATACTTTGGACAGTTTATTCTGTGTGTGCCAGTAGCTAGTAATCAATTAGATGCGAAGGGTTATATGGCATAAGCACAGAGAACTGGGTGCAGCACGCACCTTGCCCTGGACTGGGTCAGGCATGGGAGATTCAAGGTTGCTGAAAGAATTCTTTGACATTTATGGATCCTGGCAGAGAAAGTTGCCTTTATGTTCCTGGTTAAAGTTCCAGTTTCTAGATATTCCAATAAGAAGCTGGCTCCTGCGGTACCTTCTCTTTAATAGTTAAATAACCTGCCAGCCGGGTTCTGACATTGGGCAGAAAAGATCCTGAGTCTTAGTTTCTGCAATGCTCGTCTGTTCATTTATTTCCCCTTAAAGAATTTGAGGTATGCAAAAAAGTAGCATTCATATCCTCTTGAAAATTTCCACAGAGGGGATAGGGAATAGCATGAGAGCCTCCGTTAGAAGGGGGGTGAAAGGATTCTccgaggaggtgacatttcagtgGGCGTTTACTAATTTATTCGAGTGTTGTTTGAGGACCTGCTGGTAGCCAAGGCACCTTCCAGGTGCTGAGTCTGGCTCTTACTAAGGGATTGTCATTACCCTTGGGGAGTGTTGAGTCTTACTTCCAGTGTGCCACCAAAGTGGTTCATATTCTCAGTGATCATGTAATTGTCATGGCAAGGAGAAACTTTGGGCGACAGAAAGAACTTTGGGGTTGAGTTGACACCTCCACTCACTGCCACATGACAGGCTCTCCTCTCTGGGGCTCTGATTCCTCCCTTAAAATGTAGAGAGGGATCTGATGACCCCTCACAGGTCTTCCAGCTATAAGATTCTGATACCCCATGGCCTATTGGACAAGTATGTGTTTGATGGGGTGGCCTGGTTAATAAAGAAGGAGGTGGTGTTGATTTTCTGAAAGCAAAATTAGAAAACCTAAAGGCATAGAAAATGATTATTGATTCTCTTTCAgatagaggaaaaggaagagatgaaatATTACCAAATCAGTGGGCACATCTCAgatcaaaggaaagaaagccagTCAACATGTGCAAGCTAGAGAGAcattaaagagaaatattttgggCATCACTGTTAAGGATCTAAGAGGAAACAATTATGTTTCACATTcagtttgaaatttaaaactgtGGAGGCGTGCATACATAATGGTAATTCCATTATAAATGGAAGGGCTTATCTATAAATCCACATGGACATCCTCAGTTACACTGGCCTTTTCCCTATTCCTGGGACATCTCAAAATCTTTCCCCGTTCAGCACCCTTGAACATactgttctctctttctgggatGCTGTTCCCTGAATTTCTTAGGTAGCagttgtcttctcatttttcagGTCAGCTTCaaagtcacttcctcagggaatcCTTTCCTCTAAGACAGCATCCTGTGCTATTTCCTTCAAAGCATATCAAATACAGTGATTGTTTCCTTTAGAGAGTTGTTTATTGACTGTCTCTTCCATATATTCGGGGGCAGGGACCACTTTGGCTGGGGACCTGGCAATGGATCTGCATGTGATTGGTGTCCTGTAAATATCAGCATCTAAGACGTGTAATTGACACTcaccaaatatttgttaaatgaatgaatgaaaagaagggGGTATGAACTGAGGACTAGTCACTGGTTAGGTAGTAACCCCCAACAATTCTTTATACTCCTACAATTATGTACAAATATATGTACAGGTATAAAattttttgttgcttgttttataaaaaaagtaataatatatcCTCATTGCTTATTTATCAGTCATGTGTTGTAGATATTGCTCCAGTTCTAAGTAttatatctgttttttttttaatatcaatgtCACagtcatacttttttttttttttaaagataatagatctctctttctctttttttttgctgggaaagatttactcagagctaacatctgttgctactCTTCCTCTAtgctgtatgtgggatgctgccacagcatggcccccgatgagtggtgtaggtccaggcttggaaaccaaacctgggctgccaaagatgatcgcactgaacttaaccagtaggccatggggccagctccccagATTCCACTTTTTTGATATTAATATCACCATTCCtgcattatttttgtttatatttccctAGTATACTTCCTTTGTCTtcaagctttcttctttcttttcaaacaaTGTGGGACTGATACGTTTAACCTGGTCAGGCAGATTCCTTTCGTAGGTGAATTTTGCCTGTTTGCACTTAA
This genomic interval carries:
- the LOC100065342 gene encoding UDP-glucuronosyltransferase 1A1 isoform X1, which gives rise to MAAGSQGPRLLVLGLLLCVLGPAVLQAGKVLLVPIDGSHWLSLVGVLQQLQQRGHNIVVLAPDASVYIKEGAFYTLKRYPVPFRREDFEATFISLGHSVFENDPFLRRVVKTYKKVKEDSALLLSSCSHLLHNNEVMTSLVESSFDLVLTDPFLPCGPIVAQYLAVPVVFFLNALPCSLDFQGTQCPNPPSYVPRSLSSNSDHMTFLQRVKNMLIALVESSLCSVVYSPYAPLASEILQKDVTVQDLMSSASVWLLRGDFVKDYPKPIMPNMVFIGGINCVSKKPLSKEFEAYVNASGEHGIVVFSLGSMVSEIPEKKAMEIADALGKIPQTVLWRYTGTPPPNLSKNTILVKWLPQNDLLGHPKTRAFITHSGSHGVYEGICNGVPMVMMPLFGDQMDNAKRMETRGAGVSLNVLEMTSDDLANALKTVINDKSYKENIMRLSSLHKDRPVEPLDLAVFWVEFVMRHKGAPHLRPAAHDLTWYQYHSLDVIGFLLAVVLGVAFIVYKSCAFGFRKFFGKKGRVKKSHKSKTQ
- the LOC100146238 gene encoding dnaJ homolog subfamily B member 3, with amino-acid sequence MRCSYVTKGAGLLRAGLAGRSGLCPGPASRTACRAPLSSMVDYYEVLGVPRQASSEVIKKAYRKLALKWHPDKNPENKEEAERRFKQVAQAYEVLSDAKKRDVYDRYGEAGVDEGGGRGGLFEDPFEYVFTFRDPAEVFREFFGGQDPFSFDFFGDPLENIFGGRRNAQGSRSRGSTNLFSSFSEFPMFGGAFSSFDAGFPSFGSLGNGGLSSFSMSCGSGGAGNFTSLSTSTEIVNGKKITTKRIIENGQERVEVEEDGELKSLVINGKEQLLHIATK